The following coding sequences lie in one Kribbella sp. NBC_00709 genomic window:
- a CDS encoding DJ-1/PfpI family protein, which produces MRTAYVAVYETLADWEIGHLVVELRTGRFTGVPWTVVTVGESPEPVVTMGGMRVVPDVTIADVEPDTGDLLVLAGSGQWDNGGGDAFAKLAARFLEASVPVAAICGATAGLARAGLLDERKHTSAAKEYLQATGYQGADNYVDERAVVGGDLITAGPDSPVQFARAVLQRLELAGETKLDAYEGVFHRADPAAYATLVG; this is translated from the coding sequence ATGAGGACAGCTTATGTGGCGGTGTACGAGACGTTGGCGGACTGGGAGATCGGGCACCTGGTGGTGGAGTTGCGGACCGGGCGGTTCACCGGGGTGCCGTGGACCGTGGTGACGGTGGGGGAGTCGCCGGAGCCGGTGGTGACCATGGGTGGGATGCGGGTCGTGCCGGACGTGACGATCGCGGACGTCGAGCCGGACACGGGGGATCTGCTGGTGCTGGCCGGTTCGGGACAGTGGGACAACGGCGGCGGGGATGCGTTCGCGAAGCTGGCGGCGCGGTTCCTCGAGGCGTCGGTGCCGGTGGCGGCGATCTGTGGCGCGACGGCGGGGCTGGCTCGGGCCGGACTGCTGGACGAGCGGAAGCACACGAGCGCCGCGAAGGAGTACCTGCAGGCGACGGGGTACCAGGGCGCGGACAACTACGTCGACGAGCGCGCGGTTGTCGGTGGGGATCTGATCACCGCCGGGCCGGACTCGCCGGTGCAGTTCGCGCGGGCGGTGCTGCAGCGGCTCGAGCTCGCGGGTGAGACGAAGCTGGACGCGTACGAAGGCGTGTTCCATCGCGCCGACCCAGCGGCGTACGCGACGCTGGTGGGATGA
- a CDS encoding CPBP family intramembrane glutamic endopeptidase, with the protein MFLRVVVFYLSTMDFSGVLNAVQAATGPSPDLIQLVQFAPALGVGVMFLLFRRTTRVDARFTPVRVAARRSALVVGIVIAAMLASVLVHVVAGRSWRAEGLPFPFWALVITMIVGAAGEELGWRAYLQPYLQTRFSVLRSSLIVGVLWGFWHIGGFSHGLLYMGLFVVMATGLAVVMGAVVSGARRTNLVVATAAHAAVNLGLILLFTEENGDLFPMAVLAAVWTIAAVVVTSVQVRRPVEVEDRAARPVRLG; encoded by the coding sequence GTGTTCCTGCGTGTAGTGGTCTTCTACCTGAGCACGATGGACTTCAGCGGCGTACTGAACGCGGTGCAGGCTGCCACCGGGCCGAGTCCAGACCTGATCCAGCTCGTCCAGTTCGCGCCGGCTCTCGGCGTGGGCGTGATGTTCCTGCTGTTCCGCCGTACCACCCGGGTGGATGCGCGATTCACGCCGGTCCGGGTCGCCGCCAGGCGGAGTGCGCTCGTGGTCGGCATCGTGATCGCCGCGATGCTGGCGTCGGTGCTCGTCCATGTCGTCGCCGGTCGGTCGTGGCGGGCGGAGGGCCTGCCGTTCCCGTTCTGGGCGCTGGTGATCACGATGATCGTCGGCGCCGCGGGCGAGGAGCTCGGCTGGCGTGCCTATCTGCAGCCCTACCTGCAGACACGGTTCTCGGTACTGCGTTCGTCGCTGATCGTCGGCGTGCTCTGGGGTTTCTGGCACATCGGCGGGTTCTCGCACGGGCTGCTGTACATGGGGCTCTTCGTCGTGATGGCGACCGGGCTGGCGGTGGTGATGGGCGCGGTGGTCAGCGGCGCACGCCGTACCAACCTCGTCGTTGCCACCGCTGCCCACGCTGCGGTCAACCTCGGACTGATCCTGCTCTTCACCGAGGAGAACGGCGACCTGTTCCCGATGGCGGTCCTCGCCGCGGTCTGGACGATCGCCGCCGTCGTCGTCACCTCAGTGCAGGTACGACGCCCCGTTGAAGTCGAGGACCGCGCCGCTCGCCCAGTTCGCCTGGGGTGA
- a CDS encoding GNAT family N-acetyltransferase codes for MGVRELTMDDWAGFWPLVKGFGTEFSEVESREFFAELAEDPRWVALGYDDGGELIGYAAVQNYGTHLRAGRRHQGRLHDLYVLPSRRGTGVGRALMDAVADWASTRVRHLEWQGHHERAAPFYEALGHRGEPCPQPDYPTFEIDFGK; via the coding sequence ATGGGTGTGCGTGAGTTGACGATGGACGACTGGGCCGGATTCTGGCCGTTGGTGAAGGGTTTCGGGACAGAGTTCTCGGAGGTGGAGTCGCGGGAGTTCTTCGCTGAGTTGGCTGAGGATCCCCGGTGGGTGGCGTTGGGGTACGACGACGGCGGTGAACTGATCGGGTACGCCGCGGTGCAGAACTACGGGACGCATCTGCGGGCGGGTCGGCGGCACCAAGGGCGCTTGCACGATCTGTACGTGCTGCCGTCGCGCCGGGGTACGGGTGTCGGACGAGCGTTGATGGATGCGGTCGCGGACTGGGCGTCCACTCGGGTGCGTCACCTCGAATGGCAAGGCCATCACGAGCGAGCGGCACCGTTCTACGAGGCCTTGGGACACCGGGGCGAGCCGTGTCCCCAGCCGGACTATCCGACCTTCGAGATCGACTTCGGCAAGTAG
- a CDS encoding polysaccharide lyase family 8 super-sandwich domain-containing protein, which translates to MDITRRRLLSFVPATALLTAVNPAPSADAAVGDDTATMSADPGQLLVNAIAIYAGTAESNARPDVAAKVAAIDSTARTWLSALDRAGAGELFAGLPLGTSDPNLSSSYQHLYEIALAYRRPGPASDLQGNEQVRARIADKLLWLHANYYGDQSTGYYGNWFTWEIGISTFVSKTLALIDAPLDLITPYVASMDAYLRNGKDGDVDLDSRFHTGANLVDITANRVLQGALLDDDARIRKALQDQFTVFATIDPYNLQHDVTDGYYADGSFIQHASVAYTGSYGKGLLSRVVQTIKVLDGTEYAQGDDLVGVVQGWVEHGFAPLIFEGWMMEIVKGRAVSRTATGYDDVAVVVEAIVDLAYYATGADAQRLKAFAKFTARPTINVNSFVSPVSIGRFADIKADATIAPADLNPAASTTAFNAMDRTVHRRPGYAFAVARNSERISKYEYMSGENLMPWFQGDGAHYLYLAGEDQTQSFGIDYFTTVSPYALGGVTAPVETRKTVPELYGTAYYDNPPTFTASSESQNTYVYFPTGTNVHSGGATLDAYGAVGWTQSDDFAYASRATLPDDFVVYKNASATKSWFLLDDEIVVLAAGVGDATRAVTTTLDTRIAGASDPVTVTGVRRDGRAWSGSGTVDPRWLRYSNGAASIGYHFLQPTQLSVDLQAVTRSRRVVRTSNADTAITKQVFGLTVTQPAGATRSLAYALVPNATESALKAYQHGRILPLSNTVELQAIQHLGLRLTAANTFTAGSHNLPGLTIDGPASLLLGRQSSGVQLAVSDPTTQRDSITVNLWAQYLKAAAPVPGVQVTRTITGTRLTFTTRHTYGRSLAIKLLPAW; encoded by the coding sequence GTGGACATCACTCGTCGCCGCCTGCTGTCATTCGTACCCGCCACCGCTCTGCTGACCGCGGTCAACCCGGCCCCGTCCGCCGACGCTGCTGTCGGTGACGACACGGCCACTATGAGCGCCGACCCCGGTCAGCTGCTGGTCAATGCGATCGCGATCTACGCCGGTACGGCGGAGTCGAACGCGCGCCCCGATGTCGCCGCAAAGGTCGCCGCGATCGACAGCACTGCCCGTACCTGGCTGTCCGCGCTCGACCGCGCCGGCGCCGGTGAACTGTTCGCCGGCCTCCCCCTCGGGACGAGCGATCCGAACCTCAGCTCGTCGTACCAGCACCTCTACGAGATCGCGCTCGCGTACCGCCGGCCCGGACCGGCATCGGACCTGCAGGGCAACGAGCAGGTCCGCGCCCGGATCGCGGACAAGCTGCTCTGGCTGCACGCGAACTACTACGGCGACCAGTCGACGGGGTACTACGGCAACTGGTTCACCTGGGAGATCGGCATCTCGACGTTCGTGTCGAAGACGCTCGCGCTGATCGACGCCCCGCTCGACCTGATCACGCCGTACGTCGCCTCGATGGACGCGTACCTGCGCAACGGGAAGGACGGCGACGTCGACCTCGACTCGCGCTTCCACACCGGCGCGAACCTCGTCGACATCACCGCGAACCGCGTCCTCCAGGGCGCCCTGCTCGACGACGACGCGCGGATCCGGAAGGCGCTGCAGGACCAGTTCACCGTCTTCGCGACGATCGACCCGTACAACCTCCAGCACGACGTCACCGACGGGTACTACGCGGACGGCTCGTTCATCCAGCACGCGTCGGTCGCGTACACAGGCTCGTACGGAAAGGGCCTGCTCAGCCGCGTCGTCCAGACCATCAAGGTGCTCGACGGGACGGAGTACGCGCAGGGCGACGACCTGGTCGGGGTGGTCCAGGGTTGGGTCGAGCACGGGTTCGCGCCGCTGATCTTCGAGGGCTGGATGATGGAGATCGTCAAGGGTCGCGCGGTCTCCCGGACGGCGACCGGGTACGACGACGTGGCGGTCGTCGTGGAGGCGATCGTCGACCTGGCCTACTACGCGACTGGCGCCGATGCCCAGCGGCTGAAGGCGTTCGCGAAGTTCACCGCGCGGCCGACGATCAACGTGAACAGCTTCGTGTCACCGGTGAGCATCGGCCGGTTCGCCGACATCAAGGCGGACGCGACGATCGCCCCCGCGGACCTCAATCCGGCGGCCAGTACGACGGCCTTCAACGCGATGGACCGGACAGTGCATCGCCGGCCCGGGTACGCGTTCGCGGTCGCGCGGAACTCCGAGCGGATCAGCAAGTACGAGTACATGAGCGGCGAGAACCTGATGCCCTGGTTCCAGGGCGACGGCGCGCACTACCTCTACCTCGCCGGTGAGGACCAGACGCAGTCGTTCGGCATCGACTACTTCACGACCGTCTCGCCGTACGCGCTCGGCGGAGTGACCGCGCCGGTCGAGACGCGGAAGACGGTGCCGGAGCTGTACGGGACGGCGTACTACGACAACCCGCCGACGTTCACCGCCTCGTCGGAATCCCAGAACACCTATGTCTACTTCCCGACCGGGACCAACGTGCACTCCGGCGGCGCGACCCTCGACGCGTACGGCGCCGTCGGCTGGACGCAGTCGGATGATTTCGCGTACGCGTCGCGGGCGACCCTGCCGGACGACTTCGTGGTCTACAAGAACGCGTCGGCGACCAAGTCCTGGTTCCTGCTCGACGACGAGATCGTCGTACTCGCAGCCGGGGTCGGCGACGCGACCCGCGCGGTGACGACGACCCTCGACACCCGCATCGCCGGCGCATCCGATCCCGTCACAGTCACCGGCGTACGACGCGACGGGCGCGCCTGGAGCGGTTCTGGAACGGTCGATCCGCGCTGGCTCCGCTACTCGAACGGTGCTGCGTCGATCGGCTACCACTTCCTCCAGCCGACTCAGCTGTCCGTCGATCTGCAGGCAGTCACGCGGAGCCGCCGGGTCGTGCGGACGTCGAATGCGGACACCGCGATCACCAAACAGGTGTTCGGCCTCACCGTCACCCAGCCCGCCGGCGCGACCCGGTCCCTGGCCTACGCATTGGTGCCCAACGCAACAGAATCGGCGTTGAAGGCGTACCAGCACGGCCGGATTCTGCCGCTGTCCAACACCGTTGAATTGCAGGCGATCCAGCACCTCGGCCTCCGGCTGACGGCGGCCAACACCTTCACAGCCGGCTCCCACAACCTGCCCGGACTGACCATCGACGGCCCGGCTTCGCTGCTCCTAGGCCGTCAATCGTCGGGCGTGCAGCTCGCCGTCTCCGATCCGACGACGCAGCGCGACAGCATCACCGTCAACCTGTGGGCGCAGTACCTGAAGGCCGCGGCTCCGGTCCCCGGTGTGCAGGTGACGCGGACGATCACCGGGACGCGGCTGACCTTCACCACGCGCCACACCTACGGGCGGAGTCTGGCGATCAAGCTTCTTCCAGCTTGGTGA
- a CDS encoding MarR family winged helix-turn-helix transcriptional regulator, giving the protein MTVPPREEWPKPTKQSEGGAVLTDVVLATFRLNARLMEAAQGLAAHGGLTAAWWQVLGGVLDEPRSVADVGRIMGVSRQGVQRIADLLVERGLAEYRPNPAHRRAKLLACTEAGYWSIRQIAVAQHPWTSELAKAVDLDDLRTTLAALQTLITKLEEA; this is encoded by the coding sequence ATGACGGTTCCACCCCGGGAAGAGTGGCCGAAGCCGACGAAGCAGTCGGAAGGTGGTGCGGTGTTGACGGATGTCGTCCTCGCCACCTTCCGGCTGAACGCGCGCCTGATGGAGGCCGCCCAGGGCCTGGCCGCGCACGGCGGCCTGACGGCTGCCTGGTGGCAGGTGCTGGGCGGCGTGCTGGACGAGCCGCGGTCGGTCGCCGACGTCGGACGGATCATGGGCGTGAGCCGGCAGGGTGTGCAGCGGATCGCGGACCTGCTGGTCGAGCGCGGTCTCGCGGAGTACCGCCCGAACCCGGCCCACCGCCGCGCCAAGCTGCTCGCCTGCACCGAGGCCGGCTACTGGTCGATCCGCCAGATCGCGGTGGCCCAGCATCCTTGGACATCGGAGCTCGCGAAGGCCGTCGATCTCGACGACCTCCGTACGACGCTCGCCGCCCTGCAGACCCTGATCACCAAGCTGGAAGAAGCTTGA
- a CDS encoding TetR/AcrR family transcriptional regulator, whose amino-acid sequence MAVHKLGGADVARPRLVSDDVILDATRQVLAELGPVKLTLAAVGAKVGLAPPTLMQRFGSKRGLLLASAARSPLMVLRAAEEAEARNTSPLAILRDFALSAVAHIKHREELGNGLGFVQLDVSDPEFRQHALAHSFAIVDSCDRFYRAAVEAGELRADTDVPALARHTLVCFNGALQVWAVNGWGSLHEFLTEQLDLMIAPYLIQE is encoded by the coding sequence ATGGCCGTTCACAAACTCGGAGGCGCTGACGTGGCCCGGCCCCGGCTGGTGAGTGACGACGTGATCCTGGACGCGACCCGCCAGGTCCTGGCCGAGCTCGGACCGGTGAAGCTGACCCTCGCGGCGGTCGGTGCCAAGGTCGGGCTGGCGCCGCCGACGCTGATGCAGCGGTTCGGCTCCAAGCGCGGTCTGCTGCTGGCGTCCGCGGCCCGGTCGCCGCTGATGGTCCTGCGTGCCGCGGAGGAGGCCGAGGCGCGCAACACCTCGCCGCTGGCGATCCTGCGGGACTTCGCGTTATCGGCCGTTGCCCACATCAAGCACCGCGAGGAGCTCGGCAACGGTCTCGGCTTCGTCCAGCTCGACGTCTCCGATCCGGAGTTCCGGCAGCACGCGCTGGCGCACTCGTTCGCGATCGTCGACAGCTGTGACCGGTTCTACCGGGCCGCGGTCGAGGCGGGCGAGCTGCGCGCGGACACCGACGTACCGGCGCTGGCGCGCCACACCCTTGTCTGTTTCAACGGTGCGCTCCAGGTCTGGGCGGTGAACGGCTGGGGCTCGCTGCACGAGTTCCTGACCGAGCAGCTCGACCTGATGATCGCCCCCTACCTCATCCAGGAGTAA